A region of uncultured Draconibacterium sp. DNA encodes the following proteins:
- the queF gene encoding preQ(1) synthase has translation MSELKHLGNETNYDFNYRPDVLESFDNKHPENDYWVKFNCPEFTSLCPITGQPDFATIYLSYIPDEKLVESKSLKLYLFSFRNHGAFHEDCINIIMKDLIALMNPKYIEVWGKFLPRGGLSIDPFSNYGKPGTKYEEMAWFRMQNHDLNPERIDNR, from the coding sequence ATGAGTGAATTAAAACACCTGGGAAACGAAACGAATTACGATTTTAACTACCGTCCTGATGTATTGGAATCGTTTGATAACAAGCATCCTGAAAATGACTACTGGGTAAAATTTAACTGCCCGGAGTTTACCAGTTTGTGCCCCATTACCGGGCAGCCCGATTTTGCTACCATTTACCTCAGCTATATTCCTGATGAAAAGTTGGTGGAAAGCAAAAGCCTTAAACTTTATCTGTTCAGTTTCCGCAACCATGGCGCTTTTCACGAGGATTGTATCAATATTATTATGAAAGATCTGATCGCTTTGATGAATCCAAAATACATTGAAGTATGGGGAAAATTTTTGCCACGTGGAGGCCTCAGCATCGATCCGTTTTCAAACTACGGAAAACCGGGGACGAAATACGAAGAGATGGCCTGGTTTCGTATGCAAAATCATGATTTGAATCCGGAGCGAATTGATAACAGGTAG
- the queC gene encoding 7-cyano-7-deazaguanine synthase QueC produces MTLAEDKKALVVFSGGQDSTTCLFWAKREFDEVYAIAFNYGQRHAIELESAKTIAEKAGVPLQVFPMDLISQLSQNSLTHHSIQVDRHKPEDTPPNTLVEGRNMLFLTYAAIFAKVHNIHHLVAGVGQADFSGYPDCRNDFIVSLNETLNLSMDYPYQIHTPLMWKNKSEIWQLADELGVLELVQNETVTCYNGVKGLGCGECPACELRNKGLELYLEKKDKKTE; encoded by the coding sequence ATGACATTAGCAGAAGATAAAAAAGCTCTGGTGGTTTTTTCGGGTGGTCAGGACTCTACCACCTGCCTGTTTTGGGCCAAACGCGAATTCGACGAGGTCTATGCTATTGCGTTTAATTATGGTCAGCGCCATGCCATTGAACTGGAATCGGCAAAAACGATTGCCGAAAAAGCCGGTGTACCTTTGCAGGTTTTTCCGATGGATCTGATTTCGCAACTCAGCCAAAATTCGTTAACGCACCATAGCATACAAGTTGACCGCCATAAACCGGAAGACACACCACCCAACACACTGGTGGAAGGCCGGAATATGTTGTTTTTAACTTACGCCGCCATTTTTGCCAAGGTGCACAACATACACCACCTGGTAGCGGGAGTGGGTCAGGCCGATTTTAGCGGTTATCCTGATTGCCGGAACGATTTTATCGTGTCGCTGAACGAAACGCTGAACCTGTCAATGGATTATCCGTATCAGATTCATACACCGCTGATGTGGAAGAACAAAAGCGAGATATGGCAATTGGCAGATGAACTGGGCGTTCTTGAACTGGTACAAAATGAGACCGTTACCTGCTACAACGGCGTAAAGGGCTTAGGATGTGGTGAGTGCCCGGCCTGCGAGCTGCGGAATAAAGGATTAGAGTTGTATTTGGAAAAAAAGGATAAAAAAACTGAATAA